One window of Methanogenium organophilum genomic DNA carries:
- a CDS encoding NosD domain-containing protein, with the protein MKHGNESGKGSRKLALVLFSLALVLMLSSSAGAQPLPAASHIWVNMANDDGAKFEDNGSYYIKFDGGGLNALHLSPDPANLRFGEVTVTEEQSGTFYVTDTGGRGYSDDTVLMLAVNGTLPSDFRVHIHASGYNWTPVAVVNTLPAVSDLEYIDGSLDEWFTAEDFVYSPQTWKPAGNNLPLAYPLFYEQDTTDTTNNFSLMFIDLNAGPISKANGLADLSTLENSGGVKVEYTFENLETFASVNAYAWCNQSNQGRGISWTNRVSGSGSSVYEVIGIPPVLTSISVSPETAEVTEGEGQQFTATALDQDDHTMDGVVFTWTSSDETVGTVNETGYFTALSAGTTTLTAANETVEGEATVTVIAEPSGPQPLPDYNYVFFKVANDAGVKYNAFGNNTYNVRFEGYDRGLNALHISTDPSVNFGQVTVTENQSGTFYATDSGGKGYEDEILLMVAVNGTIPDDFILRVQADGYTWTPNPVSNRAPSLDNVTYQSVSLNETFTKEDFRYGPQIWKPTGNGFDYPIYYGQNMTDTENTFQLMFIDLNAGVLRPNGALENNGAVRINYTLENLESFAAFGVYGYCQNSNNGDDMVAWANAVIEPKIVSGYSVIGSGSGPVPDRIEVEPTTAQVVVGDVYHFAATAFDALNNVISGLTFSWASTNENVGTIDESGNFTALAPGTTNVTASGLGIIGTSAVTVVSAESTTWYVDGDGSADFVTIQAAVDGANAGDTIIVRDGTYVENVDVTKSLVIKSENGSAVTTLYSAARDSGFDVIAGDVTIDGFTITAVNGRGNYGIYVHGADNALIVNNTVANCRECLKLESSSGNTVSRNTLSVSNNIANNVFWLADASNNVIYLNSFEKGAVTVAGTSTGNIFQSPTEMQYAFNGADYQSYTGNYWNGYTGSDVDGNGIGDDAYAISASVIDEYPLIQKLDGYSIYGPAPEGTTYYVSADGSADFTTIQAAIDASANGDTIIVRDGTYVESVNVTKKVSVISENGAATTILAPGYFSGFVVTADGARVEGFTIERVNGNGNFGVLITRAKGVSIINNTFNVCREGIKLDTADRAVITGNDVLINNKATNNVLWLINSSNNQIYFNTFTKGTVTVEGTSSENIWSTPVSTDYIYSGTAWTSYLGNTWPGYAGTDADGNGIGDTPYAIGTEADNYPLVSSIGDYTFGDDVQVITTVTISPESAILSAGTTQAFTATAYDQYGVSINDTTFAWSVENVTVGTIDADGTFTCLSAGNTTVTAEAGGVSSSASITALPPAQTWYVDASGAGDFVTITDAVLNASAGDIIIVRDGEYREYVTINKMMTIRSENGPETTQIISDGPTAVTITAPEVTFDGFTVTGALDKFKYGIGVLSGGDGATLCNNNCSLNTAGICFKSVSGIVAENNTCSENYRGIFVYSDCDGVILINNRFTDNDDAGLSLAGSNVIVSDNLFESNGVFGLYRQIGNNALISNNTFSNNGFAENGRGWAMTFSRNTEDVIFGNNFVGNKALVGSAGNNQWYSGEDVDYVYDGKTYTGKIGNYWGGSFPTPDSDGNGIGDLPAVITGMIEDNYPLLLPSETYFGKESSLPVPSSVTLLPQNRTMKMGYPLQYVGKVFDQNGAEMEYGVRFFWSVSDTGVATIDDSGVVTGVSAGETEVTVRCASLTETTGLTVENGESGPKTIVVDQDGNGDVIEIGAALNAAVNGDTILVRNGTYLEELVINTSVTLRSEYGSENTAIFSPNENYPVLRITVPNVTIDGFAVDWGFGANWGESVIEGSSNTLTVTNCSIDISDNEHEYGMVLNGADNRVIGNVVTGGDKGIWLVNVSDSVVSGNTVKDSVINSIYLSSSSGNNLITGNLLESAAILLIGKGSSGNIVTENIARSPDLCQYWVKISSAEGNAFYENNLYNFTTLASTGANLNAWNATEPVSYTYRGETFTGLPGNFLDSYTGVDLNGDGLGDTPVNLSSGNYDYHPLMGAWSDGVISDGTVVSLIELTPGEAELKVGCRQKFLATALGENGLAITGVDFVWTCENETVGTIDGAGMFTALSDGEAMITVSAGTVQSTANVSVSVAHGEQNQKSDIAVPACNVTDGPDGKKQISLNCTGSDVTVGGNEIVISEETFNMTIVTVGSPEVNGSVVNGTVAGIRLNTVPVVTDLGEGGRVSAAIEANLTGIPSGAGLDVTVSDNISAGTMSAFQIAATNDGLDLDAVAYTMNIVKTNLTNGQDIADATIRMAVSPAWVAANGGYDGVKIIRFAEDGTREVLDTVYLGFDGELDQFEAYSPNGLSVFGLSATSTATSPTGSSSSGGTSSSIANARCDGINAGETGVFVMDKTAITEIDVKAGINIPKMMLTAEQVSKPSAIDAAPNEVYQYVDVTSYFAPEDSMEMATLKFSVDKEWLDSIGAAASDVKMYHYDEASDSWQLLSTVSCGVDGSCYTFFADTPSFSLFAISAEKGIVSAVPDASEDGTQPAPESGNTPAAGEQTPADAQGQADAQTPATTTGGDTTLIVIIVVVVILAICGGVYWKKTNGKK; encoded by the coding sequence ATGAAACATGGAAATGAATCCGGAAAAGGCTCCCGGAAACTGGCATTGGTACTTTTCTCACTGGCCCTTGTCTTAATGCTCAGTTCTTCGGCAGGAGCGCAACCACTCCCGGCAGCAAGTCATATCTGGGTCAATATGGCAAATGACGACGGAGCGAAATTTGAAGATAACGGGTCGTATTACATCAAGTTTGATGGCGGCGGCCTGAATGCCCTGCATTTGTCACCCGATCCCGCGAACCTTCGCTTTGGCGAAGTTACCGTAACGGAAGAGCAGTCGGGGACATTCTATGTCACCGATACCGGCGGGCGCGGGTACTCTGATGATACTGTTTTGATGCTTGCCGTAAACGGCACTCTTCCCTCCGACTTCCGTGTCCATATCCATGCGAGCGGATATAACTGGACACCGGTTGCGGTAGTGAACACGCTTCCGGCAGTATCGGATCTGGAATATATCGATGGGTCGCTTGACGAGTGGTTCACGGCAGAGGATTTCGTGTATAGTCCCCAGACCTGGAAGCCTGCCGGAAATAATCTTCCGTTAGCCTATCCTCTCTTCTATGAGCAGGATACGACGGATACCACGAACAATTTCTCATTGATGTTTATCGACCTGAATGCAGGTCCCATCAGTAAAGCGAACGGTCTTGCCGATCTGTCCACCCTGGAGAACAGCGGGGGCGTCAAGGTGGAGTACACCTTCGAGAATCTCGAAACATTTGCGTCCGTCAATGCCTATGCATGGTGCAACCAGTCCAACCAGGGCCGGGGCATCTCCTGGACCAATCGTGTCTCCGGCAGTGGATCGAGCGTGTATGAAGTGATCGGGATTCCACCGGTGCTGACATCCATTTCCGTCTCCCCCGAGACCGCAGAGGTCACCGAGGGTGAGGGACAGCAGTTCACGGCAACCGCCCTTGACCAGGATGATCACACCATGGACGGTGTTGTATTTACCTGGACCAGTTCGGATGAGACCGTCGGCACCGTGAATGAGACGGGATACTTCACTGCTCTTTCGGCAGGAACGACCACTCTTACGGCTGCAAACGAAACCGTTGAAGGAGAAGCGACCGTCACGGTCATTGCTGAGCCTTCCGGCCCGCAGCCCCTGCCCGACTACAACTATGTCTTCTTCAAAGTGGCGAACGACGCCGGCGTGAAGTACAACGCCTTCGGGAACAACACGTATAATGTGCGGTTCGAGGGCTACGACCGTGGTCTCAATGCCCTGCACATCTCCACTGATCCAAGCGTAAACTTCGGTCAGGTGACGGTAACAGAAAACCAGAGCGGCACCTTCTATGCGACCGATTCCGGCGGCAAAGGGTATGAGGATGAGATCCTCCTGATGGTCGCGGTCAACGGTACGATCCCGGACGATTTCATTCTTCGCGTGCAGGCCGATGGCTACACATGGACGCCGAATCCCGTGAGCAACCGGGCACCGTCTCTTGACAACGTGACCTACCAGTCTGTCTCCCTCAACGAGACCTTCACGAAGGAGGACTTCAGGTACGGCCCGCAGATCTGGAAGCCGACCGGCAACGGCTTCGACTATCCGATCTACTACGGCCAGAACATGACGGACACGGAGAACACCTTCCAGCTGATGTTCATCGACCTGAACGCAGGTGTTCTCCGACCGAATGGGGCTCTTGAGAACAATGGTGCGGTGCGGATAAACTATACCCTCGAGAATCTCGAGAGCTTTGCCGCCTTCGGTGTCTATGGCTATTGCCAGAACTCCAACAACGGTGACGATATGGTCGCCTGGGCCAATGCCGTGATCGAACCCAAGATCGTGAGCGGCTACTCGGTCATCGGGTCCGGCAGCGGTCCCGTTCCCGACAGAATTGAAGTCGAACCGACAACGGCACAGGTCGTCGTCGGTGATGTATATCATTTTGCTGCAACCGCCTTTGACGCCCTGAACAATGTCATCAGCGGCCTTACCTTCTCATGGGCAAGCACAAACGAGAACGTGGGAACAATCGACGAAAGCGGCAACTTCACCGCCCTCGCACCGGGCACGACAAATGTGACGGCGAGCGGCCTTGGTATCATCGGGACCTCCGCGGTTACCGTTGTATCAGCCGAATCGACAACCTGGTACGTGGACGGCGACGGCAGCGCTGATTTCGTAACGATTCAGGCTGCGGTTGACGGAGCAAATGCCGGCGATACCATCATCGTCCGCGATGGCACCTACGTAGAAAATGTGGATGTTACCAAGAGTCTCGTTATCAAATCAGAGAATGGCTCAGCCGTGACCACCCTGTACTCGGCTGCAAGAGACAGCGGTTTTGATGTTATCGCAGGTGATGTCACCATTGACGGCTTCACCATCACCGCGGTCAACGGACGGGGCAATTATGGTATCTACGTGCATGGCGCAGACAATGCTCTCATTGTCAATAATACTGTAGCAAACTGCCGCGAGTGCCTGAAGCTTGAATCTTCATCCGGCAATACCGTATCCCGGAATACCCTTTCTGTCAGCAATAATATTGCAAACAATGTGTTCTGGCTTGCGGATGCGAGCAACAATGTCATTTATCTCAACAGCTTTGAGAAGGGAGCAGTGACAGTTGCGGGCACTTCAACCGGCAATATCTTCCAGTCACCGACTGAGATGCAGTATGCATTCAACGGGGCTGATTATCAGTCATACACCGGCAACTACTGGAACGGGTATACCGGGTCTGATGTAGACGGAAACGGCATCGGTGATGATGCTTATGCAATCAGCGCCAGCGTAATTGATGAATACCCTCTTATCCAGAAACTTGATGGCTACTCCATCTATGGTCCGGCCCCCGAGGGCACGACTTACTATGTCAGTGCTGACGGCAGCGCAGATTTCACCACCATCCAGGCAGCAATTGACGCTTCAGCAAATGGCGACACAATCATTGTCCGTGACGGTACCTACGTTGAGAGCGTCAATGTCACAAAGAAAGTTTCCGTTATTTCCGAGAACGGCGCTGCAACAACGATACTCGCACCGGGTTATTTCAGCGGGTTTGTGGTAACGGCCGACGGGGCGAGAGTAGAAGGATTCACTATTGAAAGGGTCAATGGAAATGGCAATTTCGGAGTTCTGATCACCCGGGCAAAGGGTGTCTCAATCATAAACAACACCTTCAACGTCTGCCGCGAGGGCATCAAACTTGACACGGCAGATCGTGCCGTCATCACCGGAAATGATGTACTCATCAACAACAAAGCCACAAACAATGTCCTCTGGCTCATCAATTCGAGTAATAACCAGATATATTTCAACACGTTCACAAAGGGAACGGTGACTGTCGAGGGCACATCCTCAGAGAACATCTGGAGTACCCCCGTTTCGACGGATTATATCTACAGCGGCACGGCATGGACGTCCTATCTTGGCAACACCTGGCCGGGATACGCGGGCACGGATGCTGATGGGAATGGTATCGGCGATACTCCGTATGCCATTGGAACAGAGGCAGACAATTACCCCCTTGTCTCATCGATTGGCGACTATACCTTTGGAGACGATGTCCAGGTAATTACCACTGTTACCATCTCACCTGAATCAGCAATTCTCTCCGCAGGAACAACACAGGCATTTACTGCGACTGCATATGACCAGTACGGCGTCTCTATCAATGACACGACATTTGCCTGGTCGGTTGAGAATGTAACCGTTGGAACCATTGATGCTGATGGTACCTTTACCTGTCTGTCTGCCGGAAATACCACAGTAACTGCCGAAGCGGGTGGAGTTTCATCTTCCGCTTCGATAACTGCCCTGCCTCCTGCTCAGACCTGGTATGTTGATGCTTCAGGTGCAGGCGATTTTGTTACCATAACCGATGCTGTTCTGAATGCGTCTGCCGGTGATATCATCATCGTGCGTGACGGTGAATACCGGGAGTATGTAACGATAAACAAGATGATGACCATCCGTTCTGAGAACGGCCCGGAAACCACACAAATCATAAGCGACGGGCCGACGGCCGTCACGATTACCGCACCGGAAGTTACCTTTGATGGATTCACGGTCACCGGTGCTTTGGACAAATTCAAATACGGTATTGGCGTTCTTTCAGGCGGAGACGGTGCAACGCTATGCAACAATAACTGTTCGCTGAATACAGCAGGTATCTGTTTCAAATCAGTTTCCGGAATTGTTGCTGAGAACAATACCTGTTCTGAGAATTATAGGGGAATATTTGTTTATTCCGATTGTGATGGTGTAATATTAATCAATAATAGATTTACTGATAACGATGATGCCGGTTTATCTCTGGCAGGTAGTAATGTCATCGTCTCGGATAACCTTTTTGAGTCCAATGGTGTTTTTGGTCTATACCGCCAGATTGGAAACAATGCCCTGATTTCTAACAACACATTCAGTAATAACGGATTTGCCGAAAACGGCCGTGGCTGGGCAATGACTTTCTCGAGAAATACAGAGGATGTAATCTTCGGAAACAATTTTGTTGGGAATAAGGCGCTTGTCGGTTCTGCGGGGAACAACCAGTGGTACTCAGGTGAAGATGTGGATTATGTCTATGACGGTAAGACATACACCGGGAAAATCGGCAATTACTGGGGCGGCTCTTTCCCAACTCCCGACAGCGACGGGAACGGCATTGGTGATCTTCCTGCTGTAATAACCGGCATGATTGAGGATAATTATCCGCTGCTCCTGCCTTCCGAAACCTATTTCGGAAAAGAGAGCTCTCTGCCCGTGCCTTCTTCAGTTACGCTTCTTCCGCAGAACAGAACTATGAAGATGGGCTATCCGCTCCAGTATGTCGGAAAAGTTTTTGACCAGAACGGGGCTGAGATGGAATATGGTGTCCGGTTCTTCTGGTCGGTCAGTGATACCGGCGTTGCAACGATTGATGATTCTGGTGTGGTCACCGGTGTCTCAGCAGGCGAAACAGAGGTAACTGTCCGGTGTGCTTCCTTAACGGAGACTACCGGACTTACCGTTGAGAATGGTGAATCCGGCCCGAAGACCATTGTTGTGGATCAGGATGGCAACGGCGATGTCATAGAGATTGGAGCGGCGCTCAATGCAGCCGTGAACGGCGATACCATTCTTGTACGCAATGGAACCTATCTGGAAGAGCTGGTCATCAATACTTCGGTCACGCTTCGTTCGGAATATGGATCTGAGAATACAGCTATCTTCTCACCAAACGAGAATTACCCGGTTCTCAGGATTACTGTCCCCAATGTCACTATCGACGGGTTTGCAGTAGACTGGGGATTCGGAGCAAACTGGGGCGAATCGGTAATCGAGGGCAGCTCCAATACCCTGACGGTCACAAACTGTTCGATTGATATTTCAGATAATGAGCATGAGTACGGAATGGTTCTCAATGGAGCTGACAACCGGGTGATTGGGAATGTCGTAACCGGAGGCGATAAAGGTATCTGGCTTGTGAACGTATCCGATTCTGTTGTATCCGGAAATACGGTAAAAGACAGTGTTATAAATTCAATTTATCTCAGCAGTAGTTCGGGCAATAACCTGATCACAGGCAACCTGCTGGAATCAGCGGCTATACTTTTAATCGGAAAGGGTTCTTCAGGAAATATTGTCACGGAAAATATCGCCAGAAGCCCTGACCTGTGCCAGTACTGGGTAAAGATATCTTCTGCTGAAGGCAATGCCTTCTATGAGAACAACCTTTACAATTTCACCACACTGGCGTCAACCGGCGCGAACCTGAATGCGTGGAATGCGACCGAACCTGTTAGCTACACCTATCGTGGCGAAACCTTCACCGGCCTGCCGGGCAATTTCCTTGACAGTTATACTGGCGTTGACCTGAATGGTGACGGTCTCGGTGACACACCGGTTAACCTGTCGTCCGGTAATTATGACTACCACCCCCTTATGGGCGCATGGTCCGATGGGGTTATCAGTGATGGTACGGTCGTCTCACTTATTGAGCTCACACCCGGTGAGGCTGAGCTGAAGGTTGGCTGCAGACAGAAATTTTTGGCAACAGCTCTGGGTGAGAATGGCCTTGCTATAACAGGTGTCGATTTTGTATGGACCTGCGAAAACGAGACGGTCGGAACCATTGATGGTGCAGGCATGTTCACTGCCCTTTCCGACGGCGAGGCGATGATAACCGTTTCAGCTGGAACTGTCCAGAGCACCGCAAATGTCTCTGTCAGTGTGGCTCATGGCGAACAGAATCAGAAGTCAGATATCGCCGTTCCGGCATGCAACGTGACAGACGGCCCGGACGGAAAGAAACAGATCTCCCTCAACTGCACCGGAAGTGACGTCACTGTGGGAGGCAATGAGATTGTCATCAGTGAAGAGACATTTAACATGACAATCGTAACGGTGGGCAGTCCTGAAGTAAATGGCAGTGTCGTGAATGGCACCGTGGCCGGAATCAGGCTCAATACCGTCCCGGTTGTCACCGATTTGGGAGAGGGCGGCAGGGTTTCGGCTGCAATTGAGGCAAATCTCACGGGCATACCTTCCGGCGCCGGACTTGATGTGACGGTATCAGACAACATCTCCGCCGGGACCATGTCCGCCTTCCAGATCGCAGCCACGAATGACGGCCTGGACCTTGACGCAGTCGCCTACACGATGAACATCGTCAAGACGAACCTCACGAACGGACAGGACATCGCCGATGCCACGATTCGTATGGCCGTCAGCCCGGCATGGGTCGCCGCAAACGGCGGATACGACGGCGTGAAGATCATCCGCTTCGCCGAAGACGGCACGCGGGAAGTCCTTGATACGGTCTACCTTGGATTCGACGGCGAACTGGATCAGTTCGAGGCGTATTCACCCAATGGATTGTCCGTCTTCGGTCTTTCCGCCACCAGTACAGCAACGAGTCCGACTGGTTCTTCCTCATCCGGTGGAACATCCAGCTCAATTGCTAACGCACGCTGTGACGGAATCAATGCCGGGGAGACCGGGGTCTTTGTCATGGACAAGACTGCTATCACCGAAATTGATGTCAAAGCGGGTATAAACATTCCAAAGATGATGCTTACGGCTGAACAGGTTTCAAAGCCGTCCGCCATTGACGCTGCACCCAATGAGGTCTACCAGTATGTTGATGTCACCTCCTACTTTGCACCTGAAGACAGTATGGAGATGGCAACGCTGAAGTTCAGTGTTGACAAGGAGTGGCTCGACTCCATTGGCGCTGCTGCATCTGATGTGAAGATGTACCACTATGATGAAGCGAGCGACAGCTGGCAACTGCTCTCAACGGTCAGCTGCGGTGTGGACGGCTCGTGCTACACCTTCTTTGCAGACACTCCCTCGTTCAGCCTCTTTGCCATCTCGGCTGAGAAAGGCATTGTATCCGCAGTGCCGGATGCATCTGAGGATGGAACACAGCCTGCTCCTGAAAGTGGAAACACACCCGCAGCAGGAGAACAGACACCGGCAGACGCACAGGGACAGGCAGATGCACAGACACCGGCGACAACAACCGGTGGCGATACGACTCTGATTGTCATCATTGTCGTGGTTGTCATTCTTGCAATCTGTGGCGGCGTGTACTGGAAGAAGACAAACGGGAAGAAATAA
- a CDS encoding energy-coupling factor transporter transmembrane component T family protein produces the protein MTIIFSLKSELFTESVMAVRKGQKKKKRGILYVPGDSPVHSLDPRTKLLMLFIFSIISFLTTNVIVTSLILACIVALALNSGLFNKWLYSLRLLLPLILFVFVMDLFFSHESAGAEFFSAQIWFIHAYATEGSLYFSFSMVIRLLIIAGFSFLFIMTTKYSDFVKSLQGMKVPHIISFSLGYALSSTATLSRDANNVIDAQKSRGLEFDRGSPMKKIDKLLSLFIPMTVIMLNRSGQVSDAMQCRGYGTAEKPSLYNAPKLGKDDFTAIIFLSFMVMLAFILIHFVLI, from the coding sequence GTGACAATCATTTTTAGCCTTAAGAGCGAACTATTCACTGAATCGGTTATGGCGGTCAGGAAGGGGCAGAAGAAAAAAAAGAGGGGTATACTGTATGTCCCCGGAGACTCTCCTGTTCATTCCCTTGATCCACGTACAAAGCTCTTAATGCTTTTTATATTCAGTATCATCTCATTTCTGACAACGAATGTGATTGTGACATCTCTGATACTGGCCTGTATCGTGGCTCTTGCTCTCAATTCCGGATTATTCAACAAATGGCTGTATTCACTCAGGTTACTTCTCCCGCTCATTCTCTTTGTCTTTGTGATGGACCTGTTTTTTTCCCACGAAAGTGCGGGTGCTGAATTTTTCTCCGCACAGATCTGGTTTATCCACGCGTATGCAACGGAAGGAAGCCTGTATTTCTCATTTTCCATGGTGATTCGCCTGCTTATTATCGCCGGCTTCTCATTTCTCTTTATCATGACAACGAAATACAGTGATTTTGTGAAGAGTCTCCAGGGTATGAAAGTTCCGCACATCATCTCGTTTTCCCTTGGGTATGCCCTTTCATCAACAGCAACGCTGTCGCGGGACGCAAACAATGTGATTGATGCACAAAAATCCCGTGGGTTGGAATTTGACCGTGGATCACCCATGAAAAAAATTGATAAACTACTCTCGTTATTCATCCCGATGACCGTGATCATGCTGAACCGGTCCGGTCAGGTATCGGATGCCATGCAGTGCAGAGGGTATGGGACGGCTGAAAAACCAAGCCTGTATAACGCGCCTAAACTCGGAAAAGATGATTTTACGGCAATTATATTCCTTTCCTTCATGGTAATGCTGGCGTTTATTCTGATTCATTTTGTACTCATCTGA
- a CDS encoding PEGA domain-containing protein, with protein MNNNDKNKNNYCRILVALLIVVAAFQCVSAADLPANPIAGAMHVNINTANSGGYYIKFDGGGLNALHITTSTTDRYGQLTTTSMKSGTFYLSDTGGRGFFNNVLLMVAIRKPAEDEDPIPDDFRLKIRSSGYNWIPTGVLNQPPVAEDLEYVSGAVDQTFTISSLSYGPQKWKPAGNNDPMNYPIYGDQDITSDEEFYLYFIDLKVGNLGENSFLPGLIDNGMVKVEYTIENFDSGLVAFNTYGWCAENQANQGEGVSWTNRIVGEGASGYVVDIVGSGGGEGGSSGKISYDSDDSSVFPGSWRPQVGNLNISSTPAGAKIYFDGVYSGEETNASFVDVPAGDHSVYLEYDGYEPTEPKTIRVKSGYITEEKFILEKGSGSCFVSSVPAGADIFVDGNDTLWHTDSVITDIESGNHTITVYHDGYSPQSADVTIRMDEQSDISFVFGGEGESVSTPGTATPDVRETPDDTPVSGNDAAVGDAGTGMDTAPSAPGETVINDDGGIIGYIFSFFGAIFSGAPEESESVPDTASGTSVSSSQGISPVNTPSKSDKPVYDAVTDVQPENSAVTDVEKGTGGLYVTSYPDTLPITLDGVKTDRSTPEYFYGLKEGSHTVMVRYSSDTVQTAMKTVYITGGDDSYVKLEPGVFSQKVPVSIQSKDFKDCIFMIEGEYPEYSFPSKVYVEKSGTYVTVEKDGVFYSFNTGHQEENSVLKIVSPKSIDTIGKITITSTPEGADVCIDGCKTGLRTPCTVEKIAEGQHVIEVSKGGYYPERKVIQFVNTGESDNSEFSFIMKEYPYGSLQVESTPSGAMVYLRGQYTGVTTPHEFEYMPIGSYDVAVVHNRTTFTEGSATVLPLDKSGVTVYNLTLDM; from the coding sequence ATGAACAACAATGACAAAAACAAAAATAATTACTGCAGAATCCTTGTCGCCCTGCTTATTGTAGTGGCAGCATTCCAGTGTGTTTCTGCCGCAGACCTGCCCGCAAACCCAATCGCCGGGGCAATGCATGTAAACATTAATACCGCCAATTCTGGTGGATATTACATAAAATTTGATGGAGGGGGGCTAAATGCCCTTCATATAACAACGAGCACAACGGATAGGTATGGTCAGCTTACCACTACCTCCATGAAGAGCGGGACATTTTATCTCTCTGACACCGGAGGCCGGGGCTTTTTCAATAATGTATTGCTGATGGTTGCCATTCGGAAGCCTGCGGAAGATGAGGACCCGATTCCTGATGATTTCCGTCTTAAAATCCGTTCCAGTGGATATAACTGGATTCCGACAGGTGTTCTCAATCAGCCTCCGGTAGCAGAAGATCTGGAATATGTGTCCGGAGCAGTGGATCAGACATTTACCATTTCGTCCCTGAGCTATGGGCCACAGAAATGGAAACCCGCCGGCAACAATGACCCGATGAACTATCCCATCTACGGCGATCAGGATATAACATCGGACGAGGAGTTCTATCTCTATTTCATTGATCTCAAGGTAGGAAATCTGGGTGAAAACTCGTTCCTTCCGGGGCTTATCGACAACGGAATGGTGAAGGTAGAATATACCATAGAGAATTTTGACTCCGGACTTGTGGCATTCAACACCTATGGCTGGTGTGCGGAGAATCAGGCGAACCAAGGTGAAGGCGTCTCCTGGACGAACAGAATCGTGGGCGAAGGCGCAAGCGGATATGTGGTGGATATCGTCGGCTCCGGTGGAGGTGAAGGTGGCTCATCCGGAAAAATATCATATGATTCTGACGATTCATCGGTATTTCCGGGGAGCTGGAGACCACAGGTTGGAAACCTGAATATCTCCTCAACCCCTGCCGGGGCGAAAATTTATTTCGACGGGGTATACTCCGGAGAGGAGACGAACGCTTCATTTGTTGACGTTCCCGCAGGAGATCACTCTGTCTATCTTGAATATGACGGGTATGAACCAACGGAACCAAAGACCATTCGGGTAAAGAGCGGGTATATCACCGAAGAGAAATTCATCCTGGAGAAAGGCTCGGGCTCCTGTTTTGTATCATCCGTTCCTGCAGGTGCGGATATCTTTGTCGATGGCAATGACACGCTCTGGCATACTGACTCTGTTATAACGGACATTGAATCCGGGAATCACACCATCACGGTTTACCATGACGGGTATTCCCCGCAATCTGCGGATGTCACAATCAGAATGGACGAACAGTCCGATATTTCATTTGTATTTGGCGGGGAAGGGGAATCGGTATCCACACCGGGTACAGCCACCCCTGATGTGCGTGAAACACCGGATGACACACCGGTGTCCGGGAATGATGCAGCTGTTGGAGACGCGGGGACAGGTATGGATACGGCACCATCCGCCCCTGGTGAAACTGTGATAAATGACGATGGGGGTATCATCGGGTATATCTTCAGTTTCTTTGGAGCTATCTTCTCAGGTGCTCCTGAAGAATCAGAATCCGTTCCGGATACGGCATCCGGGACTTCGGTTTCATCATCACAGGGTATTTCACCTGTAAATACCCCTTCGAAGTCGGATAAGCCTGTTTATGATGCAGTCACAGATGTTCAGCCTGAAAATTCTGCCGTTACGGATGTGGAAAAGGGAACCGGTGGGCTCTATGTGACATCGTATCCGGATACCCTCCCGATAACCCTTGACGGGGTAAAGACCGACAGGTCAACCCCGGAATATTTTTACGGCCTCAAAGAGGGTTCCCATACCGTTATGGTACGGTACAGTTCGGATACCGTACAAACAGCAATGAAAACCGTGTATATCACTGGTGGTGACGATTCTTATGTGAAACTCGAACCCGGTGTTTTTTCCCAGAAAGTTCCGGTTTCCATTCAGTCAAAGGATTTCAAAGACTGTATATTTATGATTGAAGGCGAATATCCCGAATATTCATTCCCTTCAAAGGTGTATGTTGAGAAGAGCGGGACATATGTCACGGTCGAAAAAGACGGAGTTTTCTATTCATTTAATACCGGACACCAAGAGGAGAATTCAGTACTTAAGATTGTGTCCCCTAAGTCCATTGATACCATCGGGAAAATCACCATCACCAGTACCCCCGAGGGTGCGGATGTCTGTATCGACGGCTGCAAAACCGGTTTGCGGACCCCATGCACGGTGGAAAAAATCGCTGAAGGACAGCATGTGATTGAAGTCTCAAAAGGTGGGTATTATCCGGAAAGAAAAGTGATTCAATTTGTAAATACCGGTGAATCTGATAACTCTGAATTCAGCTTTATCATGAAGGAATATCCATATGGAAGTCTCCAGGTAGAGAGCACCCCCTCTGGTGCTATGGTCTATCTCAGGGGACAGTACACCGGTGTCACCACCCCGCATGAATTTGAATATATGCCGATAGGGAGTTATGATGTTGCCGTTGTGCATAATCGCACTACCTTTACGGAAGGTTCGGCAACGGTACTGCCTCTTGATAAATCCGGTGTGACGGTGTATAATCTGACACTGGATATGTAA